A genomic window from Sphingobacterium sp. BN32 includes:
- a CDS encoding S24 family peptidase: MTNITFNNQSFFEGLEDLIAQGKSVQFRLKGRSMQPFILDGCKITVAPIKFEDATMGDVVLARWRTGWILHRVLFKNKNYLFLVGDGNLAQIEKVNKDDLIAILTSYEGKDGIANKVTTTSKFLSAGWFAFRPFRRLFHKLKSMTSR, from the coding sequence ATGACCAATATTACCTTTAATAATCAAAGCTTTTTCGAGGGCTTAGAGGATTTGATTGCCCAAGGGAAGTCGGTACAGTTCCGATTGAAAGGACGTAGCATGCAACCTTTTATTCTGGATGGATGTAAAATAACCGTCGCCCCCATAAAATTCGAAGACGCGACGATGGGCGACGTCGTTCTTGCGCGTTGGCGGACGGGCTGGATATTACATCGTGTTCTATTTAAAAATAAGAATTACCTATTTCTCGTGGGCGATGGAAATCTCGCACAGATTGAAAAAGTGAATAAAGATGATCTAATCGCCATTCTGACTTCCTATGAAGGCAAGGATGGCATAGCAAATAAAGTCACGACCACATCTAAGTTCCTCTCTGCCGGATGGTTCGCATTTCGCCCGTTTCGACGCCTTTTTCATAAATTGAAGTCCATGACATCTCGTTGA
- a CDS encoding RagB/SusD family nutrient uptake outer membrane protein: MKKHHYLYFLWVFFTTSCGKDFLNRLPQDQLSTSGSLATVNELRLYMNQFYEQLPNHPNFTGGEGIAYDDARTDNMIFTTVNPRLNGQLTISNATALTEYNQIRGLNFFLNQAKQAKGNAADINQYLGEAYFFRAWFYFSLVKKYGDVSWVNTLLNSEDESTFLQRDSRLVVVDSILQDLDRASELLAIQNNNNSMRVHRDVAFAMTSRVALYEGTWQKYHQAKGTGFASSAVTAQKINAYLTQARDAAKKVIDAGRWQISSTGNPLADYKNMFNNTDLRGNKEVLLFRRYNPAENIGHGVSKYLSTGGGDIGLTLSLVDDYLTRDGKPFVGAAREQAQKSYGQELQPTLRDPRLFQTAGVSGQPLRPGGVVPPFPPINQSGFSRNTTGYPMYKYIEYDNIAATTDDGMSAAPVIYFRYAEVLLNYAEAMIELDGDLSLATQSLTPLRSRVGMPAVNIELEYNTQADYAFRNLSKALQAVRRERRVEMVAEGTRLDDVMRWASADVLLVGKRPLGALFVGSDLAVQNTATGFYNDALLYFDTAPAGKSVNFFLSGQPNDAKRYIDPYKQVMPNGYGFKVNRDYLLPIQQRMLELTNGKWKQNPNW; encoded by the coding sequence ATGAAAAAACATCATTATCTATATTTTTTATGGGTATTCTTTACGACAAGTTGTGGTAAGGATTTCTTAAATCGACTGCCACAAGATCAACTTTCCACGAGTGGAAGCTTGGCTACAGTCAACGAATTACGACTGTATATGAATCAGTTTTATGAGCAACTTCCAAACCATCCAAATTTTACAGGAGGTGAGGGCATTGCTTATGACGATGCGCGTACAGACAACATGATCTTTACCACCGTAAACCCAAGGTTGAATGGACAGCTGACCATTTCTAATGCAACAGCATTGACCGAGTATAATCAGATCCGCGGATTGAACTTCTTTTTGAATCAAGCCAAACAAGCTAAGGGGAATGCGGCAGACATCAACCAATATTTGGGGGAAGCCTACTTCTTTAGAGCCTGGTTTTATTTTTCCTTAGTAAAAAAATATGGCGATGTAAGTTGGGTCAATACCTTACTAAATTCCGAGGATGAATCGACCTTTTTACAGCGCGATAGCCGTTTGGTGGTCGTTGACTCCATTTTGCAGGATCTTGATCGCGCAAGTGAACTACTTGCTATTCAAAACAACAACAATAGCATGCGTGTACATCGAGATGTGGCTTTCGCAATGACTTCTCGTGTTGCTTTGTACGAAGGAACATGGCAAAAATATCATCAAGCAAAAGGAACTGGATTCGCTTCAAGCGCTGTCACTGCACAGAAAATTAATGCATATTTAACGCAAGCACGCGATGCTGCGAAGAAAGTAATTGATGCTGGGCGCTGGCAGATTTCATCGACAGGAAACCCGCTAGCAGATTACAAGAATATGTTCAACAATACAGATCTGCGAGGAAATAAAGAAGTCCTTTTATTCCGCCGATATAATCCGGCAGAGAATATCGGGCATGGTGTTTCTAAATATTTATCGACTGGTGGTGGTGATATAGGCTTGACGCTAAGCTTGGTAGATGATTACTTAACGCGCGATGGGAAGCCTTTTGTAGGAGCTGCTCGCGAGCAGGCACAAAAGAGCTATGGACAGGAATTGCAACCGACGCTACGCGATCCTCGATTGTTTCAGACTGCTGGTGTTTCCGGGCAACCATTGCGACCAGGTGGCGTCGTGCCTCCTTTTCCGCCCATCAATCAGAGTGGCTTCAGTAGAAATACGACTGGCTATCCAATGTATAAATATATCGAATACGATAATATCGCTGCAACAACTGATGATGGCATGAGTGCCGCACCGGTTATTTATTTCCGCTACGCCGAGGTACTTCTAAACTATGCGGAAGCGATGATCGAATTAGACGGCGACCTTAGTTTAGCGACGCAGTCATTGACTCCGTTGAGATCACGTGTCGGTATGCCGGCCGTGAACATCGAGCTAGAGTATAATACGCAAGCTGATTATGCATTCCGCAACTTGTCGAAAGCCCTGCAGGCTGTACGTCGCGAACGTCGAGTAGAGATGGTAGCTGAAGGTACGCGTTTAGACGATGTCATGCGCTGGGCTTCGGCAGATGTGTTATTGGTCGGAAAAAGACCTTTAGGAGCGCTTTTCGTAGGAAGCGATCTAGCTGTACAAAACACAGCAACCGGTTTCTACAATGATGCCTTGCTTTATTTCGATACAGCTCCAGCCGGTAAAAGCGTAAACTTCTTTCTGAGCGGACAGCCTAATGACGCTAAGCGATATATAGACCCGTATAAGCAAGTGATGCCGAACGGATATGGATTTAAAGTGAATAGAGATTATCTATTGCCAATTCAACAAAGAATGTTGGAGTTGACAAATGGAAAGTGGAAACAGAACCCTAATTGGTAA
- a CDS encoding Gfo/Idh/MocA family protein — protein MDSISRKTFLKTLSLLSIGTMVNLPTDAFGLNRKLRVVLVGTGIRGITFWGRRLVEQFPETLEFVGLSDINPGRLKYANEYMGVSCPTFVNYDEMLRKTKPDLIMVCTTDASHHELIIKGLAYCDVLTEKPLTIDEVKAQAIIDAEKKYGKNVIVGFNYRWSPYMTKIKQLISEGAIGQVTSVDFNWYLNTHHGASYFRRWHGLMNKGGSLWIHKATHHFDLLNWWLSAEPEEVFAYGALEHYGKNGPFRGKNCRSCDHKKDCAYYWDITKDKQAMNLYVANENYDGYLRDGCVYRNEIDIYDKMSAQIKYKNGVIANYSLTTYSPYEGWRIAFNGQKGRIDAWLDIPFIKGESLSQEELHAAEMQQANSDTTQSQLILFRNWEKYEVVTVSSERSGHGGGDRRLQEDLFLKKSAEDPYDHRANLRDGVLSVLIGVAARKSIEAGKPIQIGSLTDLEPEIKKS, from the coding sequence ATGGATAGTATTTCAAGAAAAACATTTTTAAAGACCTTATCGCTATTGAGCATAGGGACGATGGTCAACCTTCCTACTGATGCTTTTGGATTAAATCGAAAACTTCGCGTCGTACTCGTTGGTACCGGGATTCGAGGAATTACATTCTGGGGACGTCGATTGGTTGAGCAGTTTCCTGAAACGCTCGAATTTGTCGGTTTAAGCGACATCAATCCAGGGCGCCTAAAGTATGCGAATGAGTATATGGGGGTATCTTGTCCTACCTTCGTAAATTATGACGAGATGCTACGTAAGACAAAGCCAGATTTAATCATGGTCTGTACGACCGATGCCTCTCATCACGAACTTATTATCAAAGGTTTGGCTTATTGTGATGTTTTAACGGAAAAACCATTAACTATCGATGAAGTAAAGGCACAAGCAATCATTGATGCGGAGAAAAAATATGGGAAGAATGTGATTGTTGGTTTCAATTACCGTTGGAGCCCTTACATGACCAAAATTAAACAGCTTATTTCAGAAGGCGCGATTGGCCAGGTCACTTCTGTGGATTTCAACTGGTACTTGAACACTCATCATGGCGCTTCTTATTTCCGCCGCTGGCACGGATTGATGAATAAAGGTGGCTCCTTATGGATTCACAAAGCAACACACCACTTTGATTTGCTGAATTGGTGGTTATCGGCAGAACCGGAAGAGGTTTTTGCATATGGTGCTTTAGAGCATTATGGTAAAAATGGTCCATTCCGCGGAAAGAACTGTCGCTCGTGTGATCATAAAAAAGACTGCGCTTATTATTGGGACATTACGAAGGATAAACAAGCAATGAATCTATATGTAGCGAACGAGAACTATGATGGCTATCTTCGAGATGGCTGCGTTTATCGAAATGAAATCGACATTTACGATAAGATGTCCGCACAGATCAAATACAAAAATGGCGTAATCGCTAATTACTCTCTAACCACCTATTCTCCATATGAAGGGTGGCGAATTGCATTCAATGGGCAGAAAGGTAGAATTGATGCTTGGCTAGATATTCCTTTTATCAAAGGAGAGAGTTTAAGCCAAGAGGAATTGCACGCTGCTGAGATGCAACAGGCGAACAGTGACACTACGCAATCGCAGCTTATTTTGTTCAGAAACTGGGAAAAATATGAGGTCGTTACAGTTTCTAGCGAGCGTAGTGGCCATGGTGGTGGCGACCGCCGTTTGCAGGAGGATTTGTTTTTAAAGAAGTCGGCTGAAGATCCTTACGACCACAGAGCCAATCTGAGGGATGGCGTTTTGTCGGTGCTGATCGGTGTGGCTGCTAGAAAAAGTATAGAAGCAGGAAAACCGATTCAAATTGGGTCGCTGACAGACTTGGAGCCGGAGATAAAGAAGAGTTAA
- a CDS encoding RNA polymerase sigma factor gives MPFKPLTSLEKERIAQYRDEMVFKSYFLRNYKVLERYAFGFLKDYALAQDVCSEVMWKMWHLGSDLMHVSSVEGYLLRMVKNRCLNLLRLNQPVYLVPDDFAEMNIEFPDPERLMMESERVKEIRQAIDALPQKTKQAFLLVKEESRSYQEAAEIMNISKNTVDRHIQIALAKIWQSLKNR, from the coding sequence ATGCCGTTTAAACCACTAACTTCCCTGGAAAAGGAACGCATTGCGCAATATAGAGATGAGATGGTTTTTAAATCTTATTTCCTTAGGAACTACAAAGTTCTTGAGCGGTATGCCTTTGGTTTTCTAAAAGACTACGCACTCGCGCAGGACGTCTGTTCGGAAGTGATGTGGAAGATGTGGCATTTAGGAAGCGACCTCATGCATGTCTCTTCCGTGGAAGGCTACCTCCTACGGATGGTGAAAAACAGATGCCTCAATTTATTACGATTAAATCAACCTGTTTATCTTGTTCCTGACGATTTCGCGGAAATGAACATAGAGTTCCCGGATCCCGAGCGCCTAATGATGGAAAGTGAACGGGTTAAAGAAATACGACAGGCCATCGACGCACTGCCTCAGAAAACAAAGCAAGCTTTTCTTCTCGTTAAAGAAGAGTCTCGTAGCTACCAAGAAGCAGCGGAAATAATGAACATCTCCAAGAATACCGTTGATCGACATATTCAGATCGCACTCGCAAAAATCTGGCAATCCCTAAAAAATAGATAA
- a CDS encoding FecR family protein, with product MNHTDEEFLSLLNLALANKLSADQQIRLQELLLQDPDRVILYEYLLSEAETEQDRLELEVLYEKSRPNDIPGSVASNPTKPIARISPWKKFLQAAAAVLLIFSVFYLYKTKETPAVDGDCMELTTHKGERKYFKLVDGTEVWLNSDSKLMLKQGYGKEHRNLQLLGEGYFSVAKNTALPMKVKVGEVDVNVVGTIFNLQAYPDQGQVVTSLIEGKVKLTLNESKGSKDFVMKPGDRIEIARKEVNGKVSLALADTTAIQHTVAFRNVEKKDNKALDALWTENKLVFKADRLAEVVKRLERWYDVTIIVENDQLKEQAFTGVFEEPTCQQVLSILQKTNKNLNYTMKGETIIIK from the coding sequence ATGAATCACACGGACGAAGAATTTCTTAGTTTATTGAATTTAGCACTCGCTAACAAACTGTCAGCCGATCAGCAGATCAGGTTGCAAGAGTTGCTATTGCAAGATCCCGACCGCGTGATACTATACGAGTACCTGCTATCGGAAGCAGAGACGGAGCAGGACAGATTGGAGTTAGAAGTACTTTATGAGAAGTCCAGACCTAATGATATCCCTGGTAGCGTAGCATCAAATCCAACAAAACCAATAGCGCGCATCTCCCCTTGGAAGAAATTCTTGCAGGCGGCCGCTGCGGTATTGCTGATTTTTTCAGTGTTCTATCTATATAAAACCAAAGAAACTCCAGCAGTCGATGGCGATTGCATGGAATTGACCACTCACAAAGGCGAACGTAAATACTTTAAGTTAGTCGACGGAACGGAGGTTTGGCTCAATAGTGATAGTAAGTTGATGTTGAAGCAGGGCTATGGGAAAGAACATCGCAACTTACAGCTGTTGGGTGAGGGTTACTTCTCGGTGGCGAAGAATACGGCGCTGCCGATGAAAGTAAAAGTGGGCGAAGTCGATGTTAATGTCGTAGGAACTATTTTCAACCTACAGGCCTATCCGGATCAAGGACAAGTTGTGACTTCCTTGATAGAAGGAAAAGTAAAACTAACCTTGAACGAAAGCAAAGGCAGCAAGGACTTCGTAATGAAACCCGGCGATAGGATAGAGATTGCTCGTAAGGAAGTCAATGGAAAGGTGAGTTTAGCTCTGGCAGATACAACCGCTATTCAGCATACTGTCGCTTTCCGCAACGTCGAGAAAAAAGACAACAAAGCCTTAGATGCACTTTGGACCGAGAATAAATTGGTGTTCAAAGCAGATCGCTTAGCGGAAGTTGTAAAAAGGCTTGAACGCTGGTACGACGTGACCATTATCGTAGAAAATGATCAATTAAAAGAACAAGCCTTCACAGGAGTTTTTGAGGAACCAACCTGTCAGCAAGTCTTGTCAATACTTCAAAAAACTAATAAAAACCTTAATTATACGATGAAAGGAGAGACCATAATTATCAAATAA
- a CDS encoding sulfatase: MRFVFFIMYMACAIAALGQQKKPNIVIIISDDHSYQTIGAYGSQLAKTPQIDRLAKDGAVFTNAYVNNSICGPSRATLLTGKYSHKNGFKDNETSVFDFSQNLFVKELQQVGYHTSWIGKIHLGEELQGFDYYDILIGQGHYFNPDFVSKQGKKREEGYVSDLVTDKALNWLDTIDQQNPFCLIIGHKATHRTWMPDPKDFGTYDNQNIPTPSTFYDNYQSRKAAEVQEMSIDKDMRMGYDLKMFNSLEEMMADGNFKRMNAAQREAYIKYYRPIFEDYKNRNLQGKQLAEWKYKRYMIDYLNTAQSMDRNIGRVLDYLKKNKLEENTIVIYLSDQGFYMGEHGWFDKRFMYEESFKTPMIMRMPGLIPATSKIEANVVNADIAPTLLELAGVAKPADMQGKSFAVVLPKTDKKHREDIFYHYFENGEHAVSPHFGVKSGRYKLIRFYKRVEAWELFDLETDPQELKNLVADPSYQSILKKMKKKLLKQIKAFDDAQAEEIFHQKLK, encoded by the coding sequence ATGAGGTTCGTGTTCTTTATCATGTATATGGCTTGTGCAATAGCTGCTTTAGGACAGCAAAAGAAGCCCAATATAGTCATTATCATTTCTGATGACCATTCCTATCAAACCATCGGAGCCTACGGTTCACAGCTCGCGAAAACGCCTCAAATCGACAGGCTAGCAAAAGATGGTGCGGTATTTACGAACGCATATGTCAATAACTCGATATGTGGTCCTTCTAGGGCCACATTATTGACCGGGAAATACAGCCATAAAAATGGGTTCAAGGATAATGAAACCTCTGTATTTGATTTCTCACAAAACCTCTTTGTAAAGGAATTGCAACAGGTTGGCTATCATACTTCCTGGATTGGGAAAATTCATTTGGGTGAGGAGCTTCAAGGTTTTGATTATTATGATATACTCATCGGTCAAGGACACTATTTCAATCCTGATTTTGTTTCAAAACAAGGAAAAAAACGAGAGGAAGGCTATGTATCTGATTTAGTAACCGATAAAGCTTTGAATTGGTTAGATACGATCGATCAACAAAATCCGTTCTGTTTGATCATTGGCCATAAAGCGACACATAGAACCTGGATGCCGGATCCGAAAGATTTCGGGACTTATGACAATCAAAATATCCCAACTCCTTCAACATTCTATGATAACTACCAGAGCCGAAAAGCTGCGGAAGTTCAGGAAATGTCGATTGACAAGGACATGCGCATGGGATACGATCTCAAGATGTTCAACTCGCTGGAGGAGATGATGGCTGATGGTAATTTCAAAAGGATGAACGCTGCACAGCGAGAGGCCTACATCAAGTATTATCGTCCTATCTTTGAGGATTACAAAAACCGTAATTTGCAAGGTAAGCAGCTCGCAGAGTGGAAATATAAACGCTATATGATCGATTATCTGAACACAGCGCAGTCTATGGATCGCAATATTGGTCGTGTTTTAGATTATCTGAAGAAGAACAAATTAGAAGAGAATACGATTGTCATTTATCTTTCCGATCAAGGATTTTACATGGGTGAACATGGATGGTTCGATAAGCGTTTCATGTATGAAGAGTCTTTCAAAACGCCAATGATTATGCGTATGCCGGGGCTTATTCCGGCAACTTCAAAGATTGAAGCTAATGTAGTGAACGCCGATATAGCGCCAACCCTTTTAGAACTAGCGGGTGTTGCCAAACCTGCAGATATGCAGGGAAAATCATTCGCTGTGGTGCTCCCAAAGACGGATAAAAAACATCGTGAGGATATTTTTTACCATTACTTTGAAAATGGAGAACACGCGGTGTCGCCGCACTTCGGGGTGAAATCAGGACGGTATAAACTGATTCGATTCTATAAACGTGTAGAGGCATGGGAACTTTTCGATTTAGAAACAGATCCGCAGGAGCTAAAGAACCTGGTAGCAGATCCTTCCTATCAAAGCATTTTGAAGAAAATGAAGAAAAAGCTATTGAAGCAAATAAAAGCATTTGATGATGCGCAAGCAGAAGAGATATTCCATCAGAAACTGAAATAG
- a CDS encoding BACON domain-containing protein yields MKNNIMQFIRHTSYFLMVFLFAIFFSSCEKDQHVKPQPGPFDVTHEIPASIPANGGSYTLTIDATTNGWWIEAGADASWISINRKYGSAKVTQQVVIASNTTSAAREATVLIKSTNGETVNLVFKQQK; encoded by the coding sequence ATGAAAAATAATATAATGCAATTTATTCGACATACATCTTATTTTCTGATGGTATTCCTTTTTGCCATCTTCTTCTCCTCTTGTGAGAAGGATCAGCATGTGAAACCTCAACCCGGACCATTTGATGTTACTCATGAAATTCCGGCAAGTATTCCCGCAAATGGCGGCTCTTATACACTTACCATCGATGCAACAACAAATGGATGGTGGATTGAAGCAGGAGCAGACGCTTCTTGGATCAGTATCAATCGCAAATATGGTTCTGCAAAAGTAACGCAGCAAGTCGTAATTGCAAGCAATACAACGTCAGCGGCGCGCGAAGCAACGGTGCTTATCAAATCAACCAACGGAGAAACCGTTAATTTAGTTTTTAAACAACAAAAATAG
- a CDS encoding TonB-dependent receptor, which yields MKKKSHELSRVPIPNYVKWLLMVKFILIFMLAFAADSMASESKAQNKVSMQFKDVKLKNLLNSIEEQTAVSFIYNDNAIRDIRIADIRVEKKDWRELLRPILKAQNFQMTLVGTNRVLIEKNNEQSNIASGNVKDQHGNPLVAVSVKQKGTERSTSTNSDGQFSLETEGNNPVLIFSYVSFLSQEIPFTGQPMQVTLAEDLAQLEEVVVVGYGTQKRVNLTGSVATISGDQIANRPVVNATQSLQGTMPGLNVSVNGATKPGQSFKLNVRGTGNLSGSDQPYVLVDGMEMSLADVNPNDIENISVLKDASASAIYGSRAAYGVILVTTKKGASGRKQINFSSNTGFTSPVNLPDMVNSVDFANYFNAATFNALGTKQYSEEKIALLQQYIDNPGSVSIFPEVNSNNYGSWENSANGVANTDWFNFHYKPYALRQNYTMNLSGGNDGTQFYVSGGVYQEDGALRYADIDYKRYNVNVSVNSQLADFIKLKSNVKYTHNQNQSPLAGYEGLFFHNLARMRPNVSPYDFYGNFTEQSFVPYLQSGSQDKSNNAALVILGGLEITPAKDWKIFADLNFSKRNFEGSTLKVPGTIYGVDGTPITMNRSEFNIPLAGSFARTMYEQTYITPNIYTNYKVAVDKHQFDLTAGFQQEYNQYKELGASATELISFDRPGTDLATGTKASSEVRNHWATRGFFARINYNFNSKFLLELNGRYDGSSRFASDQRWGFFPSVSAAYNISEEQFVKNSLPWLNQLKLRGSYGNLGNQAGANMYAYLENMNIVVPGLGTGGRYYFGDERESYIQAPGAFNPLITWEKVQSTNVGIDYAMLENRLSGTLEWYQRNTKDMLGPSRDVADMYGATPPQSNNADLRTRGWELSIKWKDNISEDLSYDLGLMLTDYRSVVTRYQNPTRFNPAGAWYEGKNVGEIWGFTANSLLKTAEEAANYNATLNRSYLSARDWVAGDVKYEDINGDGKIDIGANRVGDSGDYSIIGNSSARYNFSLSGGVNWKNWSLSMLWQGVGKQDFLPAALDAYFWGSGSLAQVTVFKEHLDYFSETNPDAYYPNPYASPVGAIASYTNKTQSPASRYIQNASYIRLKNLTLQYTFNIEWTQRMKINRLTVFGTGDNLLTFTKLAGMFDPETLVGGQGTGKLYPLSKVYSFGVNITF from the coding sequence ATGAAAAAAAAATCACATGAACTAAGTCGTGTGCCCATTCCTAATTACGTAAAGTGGCTCTTGATGGTCAAATTTATCCTGATTTTTATGTTAGCTTTTGCTGCCGACAGCATGGCTAGCGAATCCAAAGCACAGAATAAAGTTTCCATGCAATTTAAAGATGTGAAGCTCAAAAATCTGCTCAACTCAATCGAAGAGCAGACCGCAGTATCATTCATCTACAACGACAATGCTATTCGCGATATCCGTATCGCAGATATCCGCGTTGAAAAGAAAGATTGGCGCGAGCTTTTGCGTCCAATATTGAAAGCGCAGAACTTCCAAATGACCTTAGTAGGAACGAACCGCGTCTTGATTGAAAAGAATAATGAACAATCCAATATAGCTTCAGGGAATGTTAAAGATCAACATGGAAACCCGCTCGTAGCCGTGTCTGTTAAGCAAAAAGGGACCGAACGTTCCACAAGCACGAATAGCGATGGTCAGTTCTCGTTAGAAACAGAAGGGAATAACCCTGTCTTGATCTTTAGTTACGTTAGTTTCTTGAGCCAAGAAATACCATTTACCGGACAACCGATGCAGGTAACCCTCGCTGAGGATCTTGCCCAGTTGGAAGAGGTTGTTGTGGTAGGTTATGGTACGCAAAAGCGTGTTAATTTAACCGGTTCCGTAGCAACGATATCTGGCGACCAGATTGCAAATCGACCAGTGGTCAATGCGACACAAAGTTTGCAGGGAACCATGCCTGGTCTGAATGTAAGTGTTAATGGTGCGACAAAGCCCGGACAATCTTTCAAACTGAACGTACGTGGTACAGGGAACTTAAGCGGTTCGGATCAGCCTTATGTGTTGGTAGATGGAATGGAGATGTCGCTGGCTGATGTCAATCCTAACGATATAGAAAATATCTCCGTACTCAAAGATGCATCTGCTTCAGCAATCTATGGTTCTCGCGCGGCATACGGTGTTATCTTAGTAACAACAAAAAAAGGTGCATCAGGTAGAAAGCAAATCAACTTCAGCTCGAATACAGGTTTCACTTCACCGGTAAATCTACCGGATATGGTCAATTCTGTAGACTTTGCAAATTATTTCAATGCAGCAACTTTCAACGCATTGGGCACGAAGCAATATTCCGAAGAGAAGATTGCCCTTTTGCAGCAATATATCGATAACCCTGGCTCGGTTTCCATATTCCCGGAAGTAAATTCCAACAATTACGGCAGCTGGGAGAACAGTGCAAATGGGGTAGCGAATACAGATTGGTTTAATTTTCATTACAAACCGTATGCACTTCGCCAGAATTATACCATGAACCTAAGTGGTGGAAATGATGGAACGCAATTCTACGTTTCCGGAGGTGTTTACCAAGAGGATGGAGCACTACGTTATGCGGATATAGACTACAAACGCTATAATGTAAATGTGTCTGTAAATTCACAATTAGCAGATTTTATCAAATTAAAAAGCAATGTGAAGTACACGCACAATCAGAATCAATCGCCGTTAGCAGGCTATGAAGGCTTATTCTTTCACAACCTTGCCCGTATGCGTCCAAACGTATCGCCATATGATTTCTATGGTAATTTTACAGAGCAATCCTTCGTTCCTTATCTGCAATCCGGCTCACAAGATAAAAGTAATAATGCGGCCCTTGTTATCCTTGGTGGCTTAGAGATAACACCTGCAAAGGACTGGAAAATATTCGCTGATTTGAACTTCAGCAAGCGAAATTTTGAAGGCTCGACCCTTAAAGTTCCTGGTACAATTTATGGCGTTGATGGTACGCCGATTACCATGAACCGTTCGGAATTTAATATTCCGCTAGCGGGTAGCTTTGCTCGTACCATGTATGAGCAAACCTACATCACACCGAATATCTATACCAATTATAAAGTCGCTGTAGACAAACATCAATTTGATTTAACGGCAGGTTTCCAACAAGAATACAATCAATACAAAGAGCTTGGCGCTTCAGCGACGGAGTTGATCAGTTTCGACCGTCCGGGAACAGACCTGGCGACAGGCACCAAAGCCTCTTCCGAAGTAAGGAACCACTGGGCAACAAGAGGTTTCTTCGCGCGTATCAACTATAATTTCAACAGCAAGTTCCTTTTAGAACTTAACGGACGTTACGACGGGTCTTCTCGCTTTGCGAGCGACCAGCGATGGGGATTTTTCCCATCTGTTTCTGCGGCGTATAACATCAGCGAGGAACAATTTGTGAAGAACAGCTTGCCTTGGCTGAATCAGTTAAAGCTACGCGGATCCTATGGTAATCTAGGAAATCAAGCGGGTGCAAACATGTACGCCTACCTAGAGAACATGAATATCGTTGTTCCTGGATTGGGAACTGGCGGCCGCTACTATTTTGGCGACGAGCGCGAAAGCTATATTCAAGCGCCAGGTGCTTTCAACCCTTTGATTACTTGGGAGAAAGTCCAAAGCACGAACGTCGGAATAGATTACGCGATGTTAGAAAACCGTCTATCGGGAACATTAGAGTGGTATCAACGCAATACCAAAGATATGTTAGGGCCATCTCGCGACGTAGCAGATATGTATGGTGCGACACCTCCACAGTCGAATAATGCAGATTTGAGAACCCGCGGATGGGAACTATCCATCAAATGGAAAGACAATATCTCGGAAGACTTAAGCTATGATCTAGGTTTAATGTTGACCGACTACCGTTCAGTTGTAACTCGCTACCAAAACCCTACGCGGTTTAATCCGGCGGGAGCTTGGTACGAAGGTAAGAATGTAGGTGAGATATGGGGATTTACAGCAAATAGCCTGTTGAAAACTGCCGAAGAAGCCGCTAATTACAATGCAACATTGAATAGATCTTATCTTTCTGCACGTGATTGGGTGGCTGGCGATGTAAAATATGAAGACATCAACGGCGATGGCAAGATCGATATCGGTGCAAATAGAGTAGGAGATTCGGGTGATTACAGCATTATCGGAAACAGCAGCGCACGATATAACTTTAGCCTTTCTGGAGGCGTTAATTGGAAAAATTGGAGCCTGAGCATGTTATGGCAAGGTGTTGGAAAACAAGACTTCCTACCTGCTGCCTTAGATGCTTACTTCTGGGGGTCTGGTTCCTTGGCACAGGTTACTGTCTTTAAAGAGCATTTAGATTACTTCAGCGAAACCAATCCTGACGCATACTATCCGAACCCTTATGCTTCCCCTGTCGGTGCTATTGCTTCTTATACCAATAAAACACAATCCCCTGCCAGCCGATATATCCAAAATGCTTCTTACATCCGTTTGAAGAACCTGACGCTGCAATATACGTTCAACATAGAATGGACACAGCGTATGAAGATCAATCGATTGACTGTATTTGGCACGGGCGACAACTTGCTGACCTTCACAAAGCTCGCTGGAATGTTCGATCCTGAAACATTGGTTGGCGGACAAGGAACGGGTAAGTTATATCCGTTGAGCAAGGTGTATTCTTTTGGTGTAAACATCACATTTTAA